In Kitasatospora gansuensis, a genomic segment contains:
- a CDS encoding diacylglycerol/lipid kinase family protein: MRALLVVNPKATTTSGRTRDVLTHALRSDLALEVAHTEYRGHARDLARDAAERGLDLVVSLGGDGTVNEIVNGLLTHGPSDRVPRLAIVPGGSTNVFARTLGLPNDPVEATGALLDALEHRRERAVSLGKAMTEGLPDRWFTFTAGLGFDAGVVGRVEAQRKAGRKSTHGLYVSQALRHYVTEREHRRNGPITLELNGQESVPGLVLAIISNTSPWTFLGNRPVFPSPSASFDSDLDIFGITRMTAFGTARTVRQILRSHTPADGATGPVGPTGKHLVSYHDVRHFTLVSQEPAPFQVDGDHLGDRSRVSFTGVRRALRVIV, translated from the coding sequence ATGCGCGCTCTCCTGGTCGTGAACCCGAAGGCGACCACCACGAGTGGACGCACCCGCGACGTGCTGACCCACGCCCTGCGCAGCGACCTGGCGCTGGAGGTCGCGCACACCGAGTACCGCGGGCACGCCCGTGACCTGGCCCGGGACGCCGCCGAGCGCGGGCTCGACCTGGTGGTCTCGCTCGGCGGCGACGGCACGGTGAACGAGATCGTCAACGGACTGCTCACGCACGGCCCGTCCGATCGGGTACCCCGGCTGGCCATCGTCCCGGGCGGCTCGACCAACGTGTTCGCCCGCACCCTCGGCCTGCCGAACGACCCGGTGGAGGCGACCGGCGCACTCCTGGACGCCTTGGAGCACCGGCGCGAGCGGGCGGTCAGCCTGGGCAAGGCGATGACCGAGGGCCTGCCGGACCGCTGGTTCACCTTCACGGCCGGCCTGGGCTTCGACGCGGGCGTGGTGGGCCGGGTGGAGGCCCAGCGGAAGGCCGGGCGGAAGTCCACCCACGGGCTCTACGTGAGCCAGGCGCTCCGGCACTACGTGACGGAGCGTGAGCACCGCAGAAACGGCCCCATCACGCTGGAGCTGAACGGCCAGGAATCCGTGCCGGGACTGGTGCTGGCAATAATCTCCAACACCTCGCCGTGGACCTTTCTGGGCAACCGGCCGGTCTTCCCGTCCCCCTCGGCGTCCTTCGACAGCGACCTCGACATCTTCGGCATCACTCGAATGACCGCGTTCGGCACGGCTCGAACGGTCCGTCAGATTCTGCGTTCGCACACGCCTGCGGACGGCGCCACAGGGCCGGTCGGCCCAACCGGGAAGCACCTCGTCTCCTATCACGACGTCCGGCACTTCACCTTGGTTTCACAGGAACCGGCCCCGTTTCAGGTCGACGGGGACCACCTTGGAGACAGGAGTCGCGTCAGTTTCACAGGCGTTCGGCGGGCACTGCGTGTGATTGTGTGA
- a CDS encoding anti-sigma regulatory factor has translation MSQIDGDPGVKDFVEVRLPAAGAYLSVLRTATAGLAARLDFTLDEIEDLRIAVDEACAILLQQAVPGSVLSCEFRLVGDSLRVTVAAPTTDGRAPERDTFAWTVLSALAGEVESSVGADNTVTISLHKKRGGAPAPV, from the coding sequence GTGTCCCAGATCGACGGCGATCCCGGAGTGAAGGACTTCGTCGAAGTCCGGCTGCCCGCGGCAGGGGCGTACCTCTCGGTACTGCGAACGGCGACCGCCGGTCTCGCGGCCCGGTTGGACTTCACCCTGGACGAGATCGAGGACCTGCGGATCGCGGTGGACGAGGCCTGCGCCATCCTGCTCCAGCAGGCGGTCCCGGGCTCCGTGCTGAGCTGCGAATTCCGGCTGGTGGGCGACTCGCTGCGGGTCACCGTCGCGGCCCCCACCACGGACGGCCGGGCCCCCGAGCGGGACACCTTCGCCTGGACGGTGCTCTCCGCGCTGGCCGGCGAGGTGGAGTCCTCGGTGGGTGCCGACAACACGGTGACCATCAGTCTGCACAAGAAGCGCGGCGGAGCACCGGCACCGGTGTGA
- a CDS encoding amino acid ABC transporter permease → MAKQPARPENVKAVPVRHPGRWAGAVVILVLLAMLLHALFYNKAFQWDVVGKYLFDSSITHGLVVTLELTALSMVMGLVGGVLLAVMRLSPNPLLSGTAWLYIWIFRGTPVLVQLVFWNFLGALWPTLSIGIPFGPEFWSESTNTLIPVFTAALLGLGLNEAAYMAEIVRGGIQSVDEGQSEASHALGMSRFTTMRRIVLPQAMRVIIPPTGNETISMLKTTSLVSVIALEELFRAGQNIYSRTFETIPLLITVSLWYLFLTSVLTVGQYYVERYYARGSNRALPPTPLQRIRALVQGRHTPPAPPVVNSGVHGGGNFS, encoded by the coding sequence GTGGCGAAGCAGCCGGCACGGCCCGAGAACGTCAAGGCCGTGCCGGTCCGTCACCCCGGACGCTGGGCCGGAGCAGTCGTCATCCTGGTACTCCTGGCGATGCTGCTCCACGCCCTGTTCTACAACAAGGCATTCCAATGGGATGTCGTCGGCAAGTACCTCTTCGACTCCAGCATCACGCACGGCCTGGTCGTGACGCTGGAGCTGACCGCGCTCTCCATGGTGATGGGCCTGGTCGGCGGGGTTCTGCTGGCCGTCATGCGGCTCTCGCCGAACCCGCTGCTCTCCGGCACCGCCTGGCTCTACATCTGGATCTTCCGGGGCACCCCGGTGCTGGTCCAGCTGGTGTTCTGGAACTTCCTCGGCGCGCTCTGGCCGACGCTGTCGATCGGCATCCCGTTCGGCCCGGAGTTCTGGTCCGAGTCGACCAACACGCTGATCCCGGTCTTCACCGCCGCCCTGCTCGGGCTCGGTCTGAACGAGGCCGCCTACATGGCGGAGATCGTCCGCGGCGGCATCCAGTCGGTGGACGAGGGCCAGTCCGAGGCCTCGCACGCGCTGGGCATGAGCCGGTTCACCACCATGCGCCGGATCGTGCTCCCGCAGGCGATGCGGGTGATCATCCCGCCCACCGGCAACGAGACCATCTCGATGCTCAAGACCACCTCGCTGGTCTCGGTGATCGCCCTGGAGGAGCTCTTCCGGGCCGGCCAGAACATCTACTCCCGGACCTTCGAGACCATCCCGCTGCTGATCACCGTCAGCCTCTGGTACCTCTTCCTGACCTCGGTGCTGACCGTCGGTCAGTACTACGTCGAGCGGTACTACGCGCGGGGCAGCAACCGAGCGCTGCCGCCCACCCCGCTGCAGCGGATAAGGGCGCTCGTCCAGGGTCGGCACACCCCGCCGGCCCCACCGGTGGTCAACTCCGGGGTGCACGGCGGAGGTAACTTCTCATGA
- a CDS encoding ABC transporter substrate-binding protein, whose translation MTVRNPRTRLFAAGAVLATGSLLLTACGSSGSSSPSGAASPSGSVQAVTADASLAALVPADVKSSGKLVVAVDASYAPNEFKDDKGNIVGMDVDLANAVAKKLGLTADVQNSPFTAIIPGISAKKFQLGMSSFTDTKEREQTVDMVTYFTAGTSSAVKKGNPEKVSADDLCGKKIAVQTGTTQADAIKDTINPACAKAGKATVPNDGDKFDLQTDVTTALVSGRDQVMMADSPVIDYAIKQTNGQLEKLGGTTDSAPYGVVVAKGSDLTKAVQGAIQALIADGTYKSILSKWGVEAGAVDKSVINGATS comes from the coding sequence ATGACCGTCCGTAACCCGCGCACCCGCCTCTTCGCCGCCGGTGCCGTCCTCGCGACCGGTTCGCTGCTGCTCACCGCCTGCGGCAGCAGCGGCAGCTCCTCGCCGAGCGGCGCCGCGAGCCCGAGCGGATCCGTCCAGGCCGTCACCGCCGACGCCTCGCTGGCCGCGCTCGTCCCGGCCGACGTGAAGTCCTCCGGCAAGCTGGTGGTCGCGGTCGACGCGTCCTACGCGCCGAACGAGTTCAAGGACGACAAGGGCAACATCGTCGGCATGGACGTCGACCTGGCCAACGCCGTCGCGAAGAAGCTGGGCCTGACCGCCGACGTCCAGAACTCGCCGTTCACCGCGATCATCCCGGGCATCTCCGCGAAGAAGTTCCAGCTCGGCATGAGCTCCTTCACGGACACCAAGGAGCGCGAGCAGACCGTCGACATGGTCACCTACTTCACCGCGGGCACCTCGTCCGCCGTGAAGAAGGGCAACCCGGAGAAGGTCAGCGCCGACGACCTGTGCGGCAAGAAGATCGCCGTGCAGACCGGCACCACGCAGGCCGACGCGATCAAGGACACCATCAACCCGGCCTGCGCCAAGGCGGGCAAGGCCACCGTCCCGAACGACGGTGACAAGTTCGACCTGCAGACCGACGTGACCACCGCGCTGGTCTCCGGCCGCGACCAGGTCATGATGGCCGACTCGCCGGTCATCGACTACGCGATCAAGCAGACCAACGGCCAGCTGGAGAAGCTCGGCGGCACCACCGACAGCGCGCCGTACGGCGTCGTGGTGGCGAAGGGCTCCGACCTGACCAAGGCGGTGCAGGGTGCGATCCAGGCGCTGATCGCGGACGGCACCTACAAGTCGATCCTGTCGAAGTGGGGCGTCGAGGCCGGTGCGGTCGACAAGTCCGTGATCAACGGCGCCACCAGCTGA
- the sodN gene encoding superoxide dismutase, Ni, whose amino-acid sequence MRLFASRVTAHAHCDLPCGVYDPAQARIEAESVKATQEKYQANEDPVFRARAIVIKEERAELVKHHLSVLHTDYFKAPHFEKYPQLHELFNNAGKAASAAKASTDPASGQALLDLIAEIDSIFWETKKAAA is encoded by the coding sequence ATGCGTCTGTTTGCTTCGCGCGTCACCGCGCACGCTCACTGCGACCTGCCCTGCGGCGTGTACGACCCGGCCCAGGCCCGCATCGAGGCCGAGTCGGTGAAGGCCACTCAGGAGAAGTACCAGGCCAACGAGGACCCGGTCTTCCGGGCCCGGGCCATCGTCATCAAGGAGGAGCGGGCCGAGCTGGTCAAGCACCACCTCTCGGTGCTGCACACCGACTACTTCAAGGCCCCGCACTTCGAGAAGTACCCGCAGCTGCACGAGCTGTTCAACAACGCGGGCAAGGCGGCCTCGGCCGCCAAGGCGTCCACCGACCCGGCCTCCGGCCAGGCCCTGCTGGACCTGATCGCCGAGATCGACTCGATCTTCTGGGAGACCAAGAAGGCCGCCGCCTGA
- a CDS encoding amino acid ABC transporter ATP-binding protein, whose amino-acid sequence MTELTKQQDRPEHPMVKAEGVRKSYGQVEVLKGIDLEVRQGEVFCLIGPSGSGKSTFLRCINHLEKINGGFLSVDGELVGYRQKGDRLYELKDREVAVKRRDIGMVFQRFNLFPHMTALQNIIEAPVQVKGESRNEAKQRAMALLERVGLADKAANYPSQLSGGQQQRVAIARALAMKPKLMLFDEPTSALDPELVGDVLDVMRDLAREGMTMIVVTHEMGFAREVGDALVFMDGGVVVESGHPREVLTNPQHERTRAFLSKVL is encoded by the coding sequence ATGACCGAGCTGACCAAGCAGCAGGACCGGCCCGAGCACCCGATGGTCAAGGCCGAGGGCGTGCGGAAGTCGTACGGGCAGGTCGAGGTGCTCAAGGGCATCGACCTGGAGGTCCGGCAGGGCGAGGTGTTCTGCCTGATCGGTCCGTCCGGTTCGGGCAAGTCCACCTTCCTGCGCTGCATCAACCACCTGGAGAAGATCAACGGTGGCTTCCTGTCGGTGGACGGCGAACTCGTCGGCTACCGCCAGAAGGGCGACCGGCTCTACGAGCTGAAGGACCGTGAGGTCGCGGTCAAGCGCCGGGACATCGGCATGGTGTTCCAGCGCTTCAACCTCTTCCCGCACATGACCGCGCTGCAGAACATCATCGAGGCGCCGGTCCAGGTCAAGGGCGAGAGCCGGAACGAGGCGAAGCAGCGGGCGATGGCCCTGCTGGAGCGGGTGGGCCTGGCCGACAAGGCCGCCAACTACCCGTCGCAGCTCTCCGGCGGCCAGCAGCAGCGGGTGGCGATCGCCCGGGCGCTCGCCATGAAGCCCAAGCTGATGCTCTTCGACGAGCCCACCTCGGCGCTCGACCCGGAGCTGGTCGGCGACGTCCTCGACGTCATGCGCGACCTGGCCCGGGAGGGCATGACGATGATCGTGGTCACCCACGAGATGGGCTTCGCCCGCGAGGTCGGCGACGCGCTGGTCTTCATGGACGGCGGCGTGGTGGTCGAGTCCGGCCACCCGCGCGAGGTGCTCACCAACCCGCAGCACGAACGGACCAGGGCCTTCCTCTCCAAGGTGCTCTGA
- a CDS encoding RNA polymerase sigma factor SigF: MSQPTDPPNDPSPTPEQPPAAAGAEEVRPVVPVQAHRSGAPDREAARALFVKLAGLPEGSPERVELRNQLVRMHIPLVEHLARRFRNRGEPLDDLTQVATIGLIKSVDRFDHERGVEFSTYATPTIVGEIKRHFRDKGWAVRVPRRLQELRLSLTTATSELSQRHGRSPTVHELAEHLGISEEDVLEGLESANAYSTLSLDVPDSDDESPAVADTLGATDEALEGVEYRESLKPLLAQLPPREQKILVLRFFRNMTQSQIAAEVGISQMHVSRLLARTLAQLREKLLVEE; this comes from the coding sequence ATGAGCCAGCCGACCGATCCGCCGAACGATCCGTCGCCGACGCCGGAGCAGCCGCCGGCTGCGGCCGGTGCCGAGGAGGTGCGCCCCGTGGTTCCCGTCCAGGCGCACCGCTCCGGTGCGCCGGACCGGGAGGCCGCGCGGGCGCTGTTCGTCAAACTGGCCGGGCTGCCCGAGGGTTCACCGGAGCGGGTCGAGCTGCGCAACCAGCTGGTCCGGATGCACATCCCGCTGGTCGAGCACCTGGCCCGGCGGTTCCGCAACCGTGGTGAGCCGCTGGACGACCTGACCCAGGTCGCCACCATCGGCCTGATCAAGTCGGTGGACCGCTTCGACCACGAGCGCGGGGTCGAGTTCTCCACCTACGCGACCCCGACCATCGTCGGTGAGATCAAGCGGCACTTCCGCGACAAGGGCTGGGCGGTCCGGGTGCCCCGCCGCCTGCAGGAGCTGCGGCTCTCGCTCACCACGGCGACCAGTGAGCTCTCCCAGCGGCACGGCCGCTCCCCCACCGTGCACGAGCTGGCCGAGCACCTCGGCATCTCCGAGGAGGACGTGCTGGAGGGTCTGGAGTCGGCCAACGCCTACTCCACCCTGTCGCTGGACGTCCCGGACAGCGACGACGAGTCGCCCGCCGTCGCGGACACCCTGGGCGCCACCGACGAGGCGCTGGAGGGCGTCGAGTACCGGGAGTCGCTGAAGCCGCTGCTGGCCCAACTGCCGCCCCGGGAGCAGAAGATCCTGGTGCTCCGGTTCTTCCGGAACATGACCCAGTCGCAGATCGCGGCCGAGGTCGGCATCTCCCAGATGCACGTCTCCCGGCTGCTGGCCCGGACGCTGGCCCAGCTCCGGGAGAAGCTGCTGGTCGAGGAGTAG
- a CDS encoding WhiB family transcriptional regulator, producing the protein MDWRHRAVCREEDPELFFPIGNTGPALLQIEEAKAVCRRCPVMEQCLQWALETGQDAGVWGGMSEDERRAMKRRAARNRARTA; encoded by the coding sequence ATGGACTGGCGCCACCGCGCTGTCTGTCGCGAAGAGGACCCGGAGCTGTTCTTCCCGATCGGGAACACCGGTCCTGCTCTGCTGCAGATCGAGGAAGCCAAGGCCGTGTGCCGCCGCTGCCCCGTCATGGAGCAGTGCCTGCAGTGGGCACTGGAGACCGGCCAGGACGCCGGCGTCTGGGGCGGCATGAGCGAGGACGAGCGTCGTGCGATGAAGCGCCGCGCCGCCCGCAACCGGGCCCGCACCGCCTGA
- a CDS encoding CGNR zinc finger domain-containing protein, translated as MELAAYANFAVRLVNSEEPERGTDSLTSVEAVRALFGPSGRAAGLADEADLPRLRAVRTRLRGVFEAAAEGDEVRGVDLLNSLMIEYPVSPLVSGHDYLDDAGRPRWHLHLADNAPTAAANFTAVACMGLAIHLTELGADRLGICQAAPCRNAYLDTSTNRSRRYCSDRCATRANVAAYRARKREEARRAAPAA; from the coding sequence GTGGAGCTCGCCGCGTACGCCAACTTCGCCGTTCGGCTGGTGAACAGCGAGGAGCCCGAGCGGGGCACCGACTCGCTCACCTCGGTCGAGGCGGTACGGGCACTGTTCGGCCCCTCGGGCCGGGCCGCCGGGCTGGCCGACGAGGCCGACCTGCCCCGGCTGCGGGCGGTCAGGACCAGGCTGCGCGGGGTGTTCGAGGCGGCCGCCGAGGGCGACGAGGTCCGCGGGGTGGACCTGCTGAACAGCCTGATGATCGAGTACCCGGTCAGCCCGCTGGTCTCCGGCCACGACTACCTGGACGACGCCGGGCGGCCGCGCTGGCACCTGCACCTGGCCGACAACGCCCCCACCGCCGCCGCCAACTTCACCGCGGTGGCCTGCATGGGCCTGGCCATCCACCTCACCGAGCTCGGCGCCGACCGGCTCGGCATCTGCCAGGCCGCCCCCTGCCGGAACGCCTACCTGGACACCTCCACCAACCGCTCCCGCCGCTACTGCTCCGACCGCTGCGCCACCCGCGCCAACGTCGCGGCCTACCGCGCCCGCAAGCGCGAGGAGGCCCGCCGGGCCGCCCCGGCGGCCTGA
- the sodX gene encoding nickel-type superoxide dismutase maturation protease — protein MTGRQQGGALLPFGVVTVAGPSMRPRLRDGDLVLVRYGARVRPGAVALFRHPRRPELLVLKRAAERRPDGWWMLSDNQGVRSDSREYGPVAEELVLGRVVGRLWPRPGRLGPYRPVDLEL, from the coding sequence GTGACGGGGCGACAGCAGGGCGGTGCGCTACTGCCGTTCGGGGTGGTCACGGTGGCCGGGCCCTCGATGCGGCCCCGGCTGCGCGACGGCGACCTGGTGCTGGTCCGCTACGGGGCGCGGGTGCGTCCGGGGGCGGTGGCGCTGTTCCGGCACCCCCGCCGGCCGGAGCTGCTGGTGCTCAAGCGGGCGGCCGAGCGGCGGCCGGACGGGTGGTGGATGCTCTCCGACAACCAGGGCGTGCGCAGCGACAGCCGCGAGTACGGGCCGGTGGCCGAGGAGTTGGTGCTCGGTCGGGTTGTGGGGCGGCTGTGGCCCCGGCCGGGGCGGCTCGGCCCGTACCGGCCGGTCGATCTCGAGCTGTGA
- a CDS encoding GNAT family N-acetyltransferase — translation MIRTAVATDVPLILDLIRELADYEKAPQEAVATQEQLTEALFGANPAIFGLIAEDDESGEAVGFALWFRNFSTWRGTHGVYLEDLYVRPSARGGGHGKALLTELARICVRNGYSRMEWSVLDWNEPSIGFYRSLGAVPMDGWSVFRLTDTALTALGAE, via the coding sequence ATGATCCGCACCGCCGTAGCCACCGACGTCCCCCTGATCCTCGACCTGATCCGCGAGCTGGCCGACTACGAGAAGGCCCCGCAGGAGGCCGTCGCCACCCAGGAACAGTTGACCGAGGCGCTGTTCGGGGCGAACCCGGCCATCTTCGGCCTGATCGCCGAGGACGACGAGAGCGGCGAGGCGGTCGGCTTCGCGCTCTGGTTCCGGAACTTCTCCACCTGGCGCGGCACCCACGGGGTGTACCTGGAGGACCTGTACGTCCGCCCGAGCGCGCGCGGCGGCGGCCACGGCAAGGCCCTGCTGACCGAGCTGGCCAGGATCTGCGTGCGCAACGGCTACTCCCGGATGGAGTGGTCGGTGCTGGACTGGAACGAGCCCTCGATCGGTTTCTACCGGTCGCTCGGCGCCGTCCCGATGGACGGCTGGTCGGTCTTCCGGCTGACCGACACGGCCCTGACCGCGCTCGGCGCGGAGTAG